DNA sequence from the Pseudoduganella plicata genome:
GTCAAGCCGCTGGGCCCGGCCGGGGTCCCTATTGTCGTCAACGGTGTCGAGCAGAAGATGGACGTGGACGTACGCACGACGCTGCTGGACTACCTGCGCGACCACCTGCACCTGACGGGCACGAAAAAGGGCTGCGACCACGGCCAGTGCGGCGCCTGCACGGTGCACGTCAACGGCCAGCGCATCAATGCCTGCCTGACGCTTGCGCTGGCGCATGAGGGCGACGAAGTCACGACCATCGAAGGCCTGGGTGCGCCCGGGCGGCTGCACCCGATGCAGGCGGCCTTTGTCGAGCATGACGGTTTCCAGTGCGGCTACTGTACGGCCGGGCAGATCATGTCCGCCACGGCGTTGCTGAACGAGCCCTGCGGGCCGAACGACGCCGACGTGCGCGAATGCATGAGCGGCAACCTGTGCCGCTGCGGGGCCTACTCGCACATCGTCGCGGCCATCCAGCAGGTACGGAAAGGCGGTAACGAATGAAGACGTTCGCACTGCAACGCGCCGGCGCCGTCGAGCAGGCGGTTGCCATGGCCGCCCGTTCGCCGACGGCCCAGCAGGGCGCCACCGTGCGCTTCCTGGCCGGCGGTACGACCTTGCTCGACCTGATGAAGCTGAGCGTCGAACAGCCTGACGAAGTGATCCAGCTGCGCCGGCTCGGCCTGGACGGCATCGACATGCTGCCCGACGGCGGCGTGCGCATCGGCGCACTCGTCACCAATTCCACGCTGGCGCACCATCCGGACATCGTCGCGCGCTGGCCCGTGCTGAGCGAGGCGCTGCTGTCCGGTGCCTCCGTCCAGCTGCGCAATATGGCGACGACGGGCGGCAACCTGCTGCAGCGCACCCGCTGCGTCTATTTCCGCGACACGGCGATGGCCTGCAACAAGCGGGTGCCCGGCAGCGGCTGTTCCGCGCTGGGCGGCTACCACCGCAATCTGGCCGTGCTGGGCACCAGCGAACACTGCATCGCCAGCAATGCATCCGACATGAACGTCGCGCTGATGGCGCTCGATGCCACCATCCACGTGACGGGCCGCGACGGCGTGTGGGCCATCCCCATCGGCGAGTTTTTCCTGCTGCCGGGTGCCACGCCGCATCTGGAGACGGTGCTGGCGCCGGGTGACCTGATCACGCACGTGACCTTG
Encoded proteins:
- a CDS encoding FAD binding domain-containing protein, whose translation is MKTFALQRAGAVEQAVAMAARSPTAQQGATVRFLAGGTTLLDLMKLSVEQPDEVIQLRRLGLDGIDMLPDGGVRIGALVTNSTLAHHPDIVARWPVLSEALLSGASVQLRNMATTGGNLLQRTRCVYFRDTAMACNKRVPGSGCSALGGYHRNLAVLGTSEHCIASNASDMNVALMALDATIHVTGRDGVWAIPIGEFFLLPGATPHLETVLAPGDLITHVTLPPLPAGSRSTYLKLRDRASYEFALASSAVVLTPGDGGVRRVAIALGGVGTIPWRAPEAEAVLNGQKASMENFQAAAVAAVRNARGHGENDFKIELARRCLVHALQTVSKGDPA
- a CDS encoding (2Fe-2S)-binding protein → MQDQPTGQPPEEAISRREFLAFAGASTATSGAAGSGQNNGTPVKPLGPAGVPIVVNGVEQKMDVDVRTTLLDYLRDHLHLTGTKKGCDHGQCGACTVHVNGQRINACLTLALAHEGDEVTTIEGLGAPGRLHPMQAAFVEHDGFQCGYCTAGQIMSATALLNEPCGPNDADVRECMSGNLCRCGAYSHIVAAIQQVRKGGNE